One window of Fundidesulfovibrio putealis DSM 16056 genomic DNA carries:
- a CDS encoding DUF5989 family protein, which yields MSFLGDLWGFLRVRKKFWLLPIILVLLLFGVLIVLTSGSAIAPFIYTLF from the coding sequence ATGAGCTTTCTCGGTGATCTGTGGGGCTTCCTGAGAGTCCGCAAGAAATTCTGGCTGCTGCCCATCATCCTGGTGCTGCTTCTTTTCGGCGTGCTGATCGTGCTGACCAGCGGATCGGCCATCGCCCCGTTCATTTACACGTTGTTCTAG
- a CDS encoding SxtJ family membrane protein codes for MTQKAQKGSYWLSASKAQARDTGMALVLICLLIAWFGHRRDFLGYGLLLLVLDMTWPSAFKPAAKVWFGFSHILGTVMSKILLAVVFYTVLTPMGLLRRAMGKDSMQTRGFKKDSASVFRVRDHQFSSKDIETPY; via the coding sequence ATGACTCAGAAAGCACAAAAAGGCTCGTATTGGCTCTCGGCCAGCAAGGCCCAGGCCCGCGACACCGGCATGGCCCTGGTGCTCATCTGTCTGCTGATCGCCTGGTTCGGCCATCGGCGGGATTTCCTGGGTTACGGCCTGCTGCTGCTGGTGCTGGACATGACCTGGCCTTCGGCCTTCAAGCCCGCCGCCAAAGTCTGGTTCGGCTTCTCGCACATCCTGGGCACCGTGATGTCCAAGATTCTCCTGGCCGTGGTGTTCTATACGGTGCTGACCCCCATGGGGCTTCTGCGCCGCGCCATGGGCAAGGACTCCATGCAGACCAGGGGCTTCAAGAAGGACAGCGCAAGCGTGTTTCGCGTGCGCGACCATCAGTTTTCCAGCAAAGATATCGAAACTCCCTATTAG